In a single window of the Amycolatopsis sp. cg5 genome:
- a CDS encoding YciI family protein, with translation MKYLIMMFGSQKDYDMLAGGPTKGPTWTPEDFARLGEFMEKWNGALVESGEFVDAQGMTAPVHARRISVRDGVPVVTDGPYAETQEVLAGYTLVDCASFDRATEIAAQLAHTPHPEGSDLGRDWYVDVRPIADSRNDLDA, from the coding sequence ATGAAGTACCTCATCATGATGTTCGGCTCGCAGAAGGACTACGACATGCTCGCCGGCGGCCCGACGAAGGGCCCCACCTGGACTCCAGAGGACTTCGCCAGGCTCGGCGAGTTCATGGAGAAGTGGAACGGCGCCCTCGTCGAGTCCGGTGAGTTCGTCGACGCCCAGGGCATGACCGCGCCCGTGCACGCCCGCCGCATCTCCGTGCGCGACGGCGTCCCGGTGGTCACGGACGGCCCGTACGCCGAAACGCAGGAAGTGCTCGCGGGCTACACCCTCGTCGACTGCGCGAGCTTCGACCGCGCGACCGAGATAGCCGCCCAGCTCGCGCACACCCCGCATCCCGAGGGTTCGGACCTCGGCCGTGACTGGTACGTCGACGTGCGGCCGATCGCGGATTCCAGGAACGACCTGGATGCCTGA
- a CDS encoding RNA polymerase sigma factor — MPDGAERSEEGFEDLRVLAPRVLGALVRRYGHFDLAEDAVQEAMLAATVQWPAQGRPDDPRAWLITVASRRLTDLLRAEQSRHRREEAARPVPTGPIPDSDDSLILLFLCCHPSLSTASQIALTLRAVGGLTTAEIARAFLVPEGTMTRRITRSKERIKAGGIPFALPPDHTDRLAAVLHVLYLIFTEGYASLPRNDLSQEAIRLTRLLVRLLPGDGEAAGLLALELLTDARRPARLSPDGSLVPMESQDRSLWNASLIAEGTAILTKVLPRQKPGPYQIQAAIAALHDEAPSAAETDWPQILALYEILLRLSDNPVVALNHAVAVTMVRGPEDGLNLLQALENDARLKSDHRLPAARAHLFEMAGDTASARAAYETAAAMSPSLAQQRYLRSRAAGLPSPEKW; from the coding sequence ATGCCTGACGGCGCCGAGCGCTCCGAGGAGGGCTTCGAGGACCTGCGTGTGCTCGCACCGCGGGTCCTCGGCGCCCTCGTCCGCCGCTACGGCCACTTCGACCTCGCGGAGGACGCGGTCCAGGAAGCCATGCTGGCGGCCACCGTTCAATGGCCCGCCCAGGGTCGCCCGGACGACCCTCGGGCCTGGCTCATCACGGTGGCCTCCCGCAGGCTGACCGACCTCTTGCGCGCCGAACAGTCCCGCCACCGCCGTGAAGAGGCGGCACGCCCGGTGCCGACCGGCCCGATCCCTGACTCCGACGATTCATTGATCCTCCTGTTCCTGTGCTGTCATCCCTCACTTTCCACAGCGTCTCAGATAGCACTGACACTTCGGGCCGTCGGCGGCCTCACCACCGCCGAGATCGCGCGCGCTTTCCTTGTGCCAGAAGGAACAATGACCCGCCGTATCACCCGATCGAAGGAAAGAATCAAGGCGGGCGGAATCCCCTTCGCCCTGCCTCCCGACCACACGGACCGGCTGGCCGCGGTGCTCCACGTGCTCTACCTGATCTTCACCGAGGGCTACGCGTCCCTGCCCCGCAACGACTTGTCCCAGGAAGCGATCCGGCTCACCCGGTTGCTGGTCCGCCTGCTGCCCGGCGACGGCGAGGCGGCGGGCCTTCTCGCGCTGGAGCTGCTGACCGACGCCAGGCGCCCGGCCCGCCTGTCCCCCGACGGTTCCCTCGTCCCGATGGAATCGCAGGACCGCTCCCTCTGGAACGCCTCGCTCATCGCCGAAGGCACGGCGATCCTCACCAAGGTCCTGCCCCGGCAGAAGCCCGGCCCCTACCAGATCCAGGCCGCCATCGCGGCGCTCCACGACGAGGCTCCGTCAGCCGCCGAAACGGACTGGCCCCAAATCCTCGCCCTGTACGAAATCCTGCTGCGCCTTTCCGACAACCCGGTCGTCGCGCTGAACCACGCCGTCGCCGTGACCATGGTCCGAGGCCCCGAGGACGGCCTGAACCTGTTGCAGGCCTTGGAAAACGACGCACGCCTGAAATCGGATCACCGGCTGCCCGCAGCCCGAGCCCACCTTTTCGAGATGGCGGGTGACACGGCATCCGCCCGCGCCGCCTACGAAACAGCCGCCGCGATGTCACCGAGTCTCGCCCAGCAACGCTATCTACGCTCCCGCGCGGCCGGACTGCCAAGCCCGGAGAAATGGTGA